One window from the genome of Diabrotica virgifera virgifera chromosome 6, PGI_DIABVI_V3a encodes:
- the LOC114324577 gene encoding uncharacterized protein LOC114324577, producing the protein MRCANLVLAVALLTCSFAEEHENTSDRSDYKRSLTKDCENTYSATCLKLDIVSWVDKLNENENFSVFPGVSIVRENASARANTADIVADLARDFPNDPDARLDAFLVKKVQGFFTSHSVKLNLFDAESAESARKGGGGGGGGGGKKGGGGLGLIFAAAAMMKSTLLALALGALAALAGKALMTGLISLLLSAIIGLKSLSGGGGKTTYEVVSKPVYTHSSSHSTGHEDYHHGHSGYGRSFDMPLPLGLQPEYKPA; encoded by the coding sequence ATGCGGTGCGCCAATTTAGTTCTCGCGGTCGCCCTATTGACATGTTCTTTTGCTGAAGAACATGAAAATACAAGTGATAGAAGTGATTACAAACGGTCATTAACGAAAGACTGTGAAAACACCTATTCCGCGACTTGTTTAAAATTGGACATTGTTAGCTGGGTTGACAAACTAAACGAAAACGAAAACTTTAGTGTATTTCCTGGAGTTTCCATAGTGCGAGAAAATGCCAGTGCCAGGGCAAACACAGCTGATATAGTAGCTGATTTAGCTAGAGACTTTCCCAATGATCCTGATGCAAGATTGGATGCGTTTCTGGTAAAGAAAGTTCAAGGGTTCTTCACCAGCCATTCCGTAAAACTTAACCTCTTCGATGCAGAAAGTGCTGAGTCTGCACGTAAAGGTGGCGGTGGTGGAGGAGGAGGTGGCGGCAAAAAAGGAGGAGGTGGATTAGGGCTTATCTTTGCTGCAGCTGCTATGATGAAAAGTACCCTATTAGCTCTTGCTCTTGGAGCCTTGGCGGCCCTTGCTGGTAAGGCACTCATGACTGGTCTCATTTCCTTATTACTCTCTGCCATAATTGGTCTTAAGTCGCTGTCTGGAGGTGGAGGCAAAACCACGTATGAAGTAGTTTCCAAACCAGTGTATACGCATTCATCGTCTCATTCTACTGGACATGAAGACTACCACCATGGGCATTCAGGATATGGAAGGAGCTTTGATATGCCTTTACCACTTGGACTTCAGCCGGAATACAAACCTGCTTAG